CGTACATCGAATGGAGGCCCATCACCGTCTCGGCGAGGTTCGCGTTCCCCGCCCGCTCCCCGAGGCCGTTCGCCGCCACCTGGACCTCCCTCGCCCCCGCCTCGAAGGCGGCGAGGTTGTTCGCGACGGCGAGGCCGAAGTCGTTGTGGCAGTGGACGTCGACGACCATCTTCTTCGTGGAGTTACAGATCTCCCTCACCAGCTGGCGGAAGGTCGTCGGGATCGCCACCCCGACGGTGTCGGGGATGTTGATGATGTCGCAGCGCGCCCCCTCCACCGCCCCGAAGATCTCCTTCAGGAAGGGGACGGGGGTCCTGGTGGCGTCCATCGCCGAGAAGAGGCAGGTCCTCCCGTGGCTCTTGACGTACTCCACCGCCTCCACCGCCTGGGCGACTATCTCCTCCCGGCTCTTCTTGATGGTGTGCTGGATCTGGATATCTGAGGTCGAGACGAAGACGTGGACCATGTCGACCCCGGCGTCGAGGGCGGCGTCGATGTCCTTTCTCATGATCCGGGCGAGGCCGCAGACCTCGGCAGAGAGCCCCTCGGCCGCCACCATCCTCACCGCTTCGAAATCCCCCCGGGAGGATACGGGAAACCCGGCCTCGATGACGTTGACGCCGAGCTTGTCGAGCTGCCGGGCGATGATGATCTTCTCCTCCGGGGTCAGGGAGACGCCGGGGGTCTGCTCACCATCCCGGAGGGTGGTGTCGAAAATTCGAACTTCTTCTCCACGGAGCGCTTCGATGTTATAGAAAACGATCCCACGCAGATTGCTCTTGCGCCATGGATGGATGGTAGACCCCAGGCCGTATAAAACCTTTTGCCGGATTGGGCTTGGGACCCTCATCCGGCGGGGCGAGCTCTGACGCCGGGGACGAGATGCGCACCCCCTGGCTCCAGCCCAGGGGGGCTCATCTCTTAAGGGCCTCTATTCTGAGGTTTCCCCTGCCGAGGGGCTGGACC
The sequence above is drawn from the Methanothrix harundinacea 6Ac genome and encodes:
- a CDS encoding 2-isopropylmalate synthase, encoding MRVPSPIRQKVLYGLGSTIHPWRKSNLRGIVFYNIEALRGEEVRIFDTTLRDGEQTPGVSLTPEEKIIIARQLDKLGVNVIEAGFPVSSRGDFEAVRMVAAEGLSAEVCGLARIMRKDIDAALDAGVDMVHVFVSTSDIQIQHTIKKSREEIVAQAVEAVEYVKSHGRTCLFSAMDATRTPVPFLKEIFGAVEGARCDIINIPDTVGVAIPTTFRQLVREICNSTKKMVVDVHCHNDFGLAVANNLAAFEAGAREVQVAANGLGERAGNANLAETVMGLHSMYGAKTTIHTPYLFETAKLVERLTEVRISRTAPIVGENAFAHESGIHSHGVLERSDTFEPGIMTPEMVGHKRRIVLGKHTGRHAVKQSLSEMGYAPNDDQLQEILERVKDLGDKGKAVTGADLMTIAEVVIGELAKDKQAVILKELAVMTGNTLTSTATVRAVVRGEERVLADIGVGPVDAALNAVRGILGEETAVKISDFRIEAITGGSDALAEVVIGVENGRLGRKVTARSAREDIVMASVEALINAINRLMLLEEDAI